From Theileria orientalis strain Shintoku DNA, chromosome 4, complete genome, the proteins below share one genomic window:
- a CDS encoding uncharacterized protein (peptidase M24, catalytic core domain containing protein) — MSYSSNRLSSLLKLLSDKNLDSFVVNHGDPHASEYFHHSFDRISFISGFTGSYGLALVTHSKCYLWTDSRRFKSYRYFIQAERQLSEPWVLMKLHEKGFPTLTEFLSTSTDLKRVGFDSNTTTYTLYKHWMEKVKDKEFVGLSDNPVDAVWAGDRPAFPLGPLKIYPLKYSGVSVSEKLVSVRDEMKKNNVNALALTNLDDVAYMLNLRGSDVECSPLFYAYLLVEMEKITLFVDHRKLDDETKTYLKSFSVETRDYNDLFPYVENLGTGEKGVILSKFRMWASPSASVYLCTSFLKNNTESTPRELHLEVTPVCDLKASKNDTELKCMVEAHVLDGIALAKFFAKVYEMKDNGTLFDKDEYDLGELSSEVRYEQESNAGLSFPPISSVGENGAVVHYRAEKDNCSKIGPHMYLLDSGGQYLTGTTDVTRTIHFGKPTEEEKKAYTLVLKGHLALRHAVFPDDTPGQTLDVLARQYLWNHGMNYYHSTGHGVGAYLNVHEGPCAISSLFKPTVGKVNVTYLKPGMVLSNEPGYYKAGHFGVRIENMVYVKKVEGAFSKDHREFLEFEDLTLVPYCKDLLDFTLLTRQELDRLNEYHKRIADTLVPRMVNMPGYDKAIEFLKKCAEPL, encoded by the exons ATGTCTTATAGTAGTAACCGTTTATCTTCATTGCTGAAGCTACTTTCTGATAAAAATCTGGATTCCTTCGTTGTTAATCACGGAGATCCACACGCTTCTGAATATTTCCACCACTCCTTTGACAGAATTTCCTTTATTTCTGGTTTCACAGGTAGTTACGGCTTGGCTCTTGTTACACACAGCAAATGCTATCTTTGGACGGATTCCag ACgatttaaatcatatagATACTTCATTCAAGCAGAAAGGCAGTTGTCTGAACCGTGGGTTCTAATGAAATTGCACGAGAAGGGGTTTCCAACTCTCACCGAGTTTTTATCAACTTCAACAGATC TGAAACGAGTTGGATTTGATTCAAATACCACAACCTATACTTTATATAAGCACTGGATGGAGAAGGTTAAGGACAAGGAGTTTGTTGGACTTTCTGACAATCCAGTCGACGCAGTATGGGCGGGAGATAGACCGGCCTTTCCACTTGGCCCGTTGAAAATATATCCTCTGAAATACTCAGGAGTTTCTGTTTCAGAGAAGCTGGTATCAGTCAGAGATGAAATGAAAAAGAATAACGTAAATGCCTTGGCCTTGACG AACCTCGACGATGTTGCATATATGCTCAATTTGCGTGGGTCTGACGTGGAATGCTCGCCCCTATTTTACGCATACCTGCTGGTggaaatggaaaaaattaC GCTGTTTGTTGATCATCGAAAGCTTGATGATGAAACTAAAACATATCTTAAATCATTTTCAGTGGAAACGAg agattataatgatttatttcCATATGTTGAAAACCTTGGGACCGGCGAAAAGGGAGTCATTCTGTCCAAATTTAGGATGTGGGCATCGCCCAGCGCATCAGTATACCTGTGCACATCTTTCCTAAAGAACAACACGGAATCGACACCCAGGGAGCTGCACTTAGAAGTAACTCCGGTGTGTGATCTAAAG GCGTCCAAAAATGACACTGAGTTAAAGTGCATGGTCGAGGCCCACGTTCTCGATGGAATAGCGCTGGCCAAGTTCTTTGCAAAAGTATAC GAAATGAAGGATAACGGGACGCTATTTGATAAGGATGAGTATGATCTGGGCGAGTTGAGCAGTGAGGTTCGATATGAACAG GAGTCAAACGCCGGATTGTCGTTCCCACCAATTTCTTCAGTAGGTGAAAACGGAGCAGTTGTTCATTACAG AGCTGAAAAGGATAACTGCTCGAAAATTGGACCGCATATGTACCTCTTAGACTCGGGAGGACAATATTTGACAGGTACCACCGATGTTACGAGGACAATACACTTCGGCAAGCCCACagaagaggagaagaaggctTACACACTGGTGTTGAAG GGGCATCTTGCCCTAAGGCATGCTGTCTTTCCAGATGACACACCAGGTCAGACGCTCGACGTGCTTGCAAGGCAGTACCTGTGGAACCACGGAATGAACTACTATCACTCAACGGGGCACGGAGTGGGCGCGTATTTGAACGTACACGAAGGGCCGTGCGCAATCTCGTCCCTGTTCAAGCCCACAGTCGGCAAGGTGAACGTGACCTATTTGAAACCGGGCATGGTCCTGTCCAATGAGCCAGGGTACTACAAAGCAGGACATTTTGGAGTGCGCATCGAGAACATGGTGTacgtgaagaaggtggaAGGCGCCTTCTCGAAGGACCACAGGGAGTTCCTCGAGTTTGAAGACCTGACGCTTGTGCCGTACTGCAAGGATCTGCTCGACTTCACACTCTTGACAAGACAG GAGCTGGATCGTTTAAACGAATATCATAAACGGATTGCTGACACTCTTGTTCCGCGCATGGTGAATATGCCCGGCTATGACAAGGCGATTGAGTTTTTGAAAAAGTGTGCAGAGCCACTATGA
- a CDS encoding mitochondrial large subunit ribosomal protein, with protein sequence MIFNLNLVSRCNRIFNSQLRCIVQSSFARTNKSNKNANLPFKVTRTPSGNLAVYTKIRAHGTVQYTVVRHIYGDIQAMKEQLRILCESPVRERVGSLEVQGIHVKKIKKWLVACGFASA encoded by the exons ATGatattcaatttaaatttagtttCGAGGTGTAAtagaatatttaatagtCAACTTCGATGCATTGTTCAGTCCAGTTTCGCAAGAACCAACAAATCTAATAAAAACGCCAACCTTCCATTCAAG GTCACTAGAACACCATCTGGGAATCTTGCTGTTTACACGAAAATAAGGGCGCATGGAACCGTGCAATACACCGTCGTGAGACACATCTATGGCGACATTCAG GCCATGAAGGAGCAGCTGCGCATTCTCTGCGAGTCTCCCGTGCGGGAGAGGGTCGGAAGCCTGGAGGTTCAGGGCATTCACGTCAAGAAGATCAAAAAGTGGCTCGTCGCTTGCGGGTTCGCCTCTGCTTAG
- a CDS encoding 40S ribosomal protein S21 → MINEDGKLVDLYIPRKCSGTNRILSAKDHGAVQINIGLVDEMGVYTNSNYTLALSPEMRQRGDADEVVNRLLRDEGLMQPNN, encoded by the exons ATGATTAACGAGGACGGAAAGCTTGTGGATCTCTACATCCCGAGAAAATGCTCCGGAACGAACCGCATCCTATCGGCAAAGGACCACGGGGCAGTGCAAATCAACATCGGACTG GTCGACGAAATGGGAGTGTACACGAACTCGAACTACACGCTGGCGCTGAGCCCGGAGATGAGGCAGAGAGGAGATGCCGACGAGGTGGTAAACAGGCTTCTGAGGGACGAGGGACTCATGCAGCcaaacaattaa
- a CDS encoding uncharacterized protein (peptidase S59, nucleoporin family protein) yields MFFGSNTNQSQSNSNNQINQNIGYSGLGNAGSVDPFGSSQQVPFQGFNTPLGGFDSNEDFGSQLISQYGASYVNTSMLYNVPDGVSETPSDGSDILYKSGHRDTPDDHVQTNTFEDTTIVNISYKYDLNTDGYRWDFYKSHKKEISEIQREISQMSASNDPSSNRSSTITGASSRQGETALHNSVFNTTGLGQSSSLFGQTSTSTGFGQTSGSLFGQQTTSTGFGQTSTNLFGQPSSTAGFGQSTANTGFGQSSTNLFGQSTANTAFGQPTATTGFGQTSTSLGQPSSTGFGQPSTTTGFGQTSTNLFGQPSTTTAFGQTGINTGFGQSNVSSTTFGQPTATTGFGQTTSSLFGQPSTNTALGQTNITTPGLGQTSTTTGFGQTTSNLFGQPSANTAFGQTSTSLGQPSSTGFGQPSTTTGFGQTSTNLFGQPSSTAGFGQSTANTGFGQTTATSAFGQTTSNLFGQPTANTGLGQASTLGLSQPSLSTGFGQTNLNTAFGAPTATNTTFGQTSFTNTAFGQSGINTGFGQPGINTAFGQPGFSNTLAQPSNAVLGQQNFSTAFGQPSVLNTALGQQNVNNASAQQSSSNNMNLHRAYPANIPFFMQANAGCDDEFVIPEIKRYTSGRVSFLGSVSEIESMQKPNMQVLANWTSNQAGTSATGYNNVGSQNGSGTHANSVNQQGSLNVQAGLQNSQILEEEGEEGNSRRDNNPAPEKKQSYSKTYEETLKKANAKIKADKNYLEPDSTWNWNDPLANLNKKPKDDLYDSETEEEKAVEKRGVYVNENAPKLTKEGYTTRPSIAALKAMTDEELKEVKDFQISREGYGDIVFPGTTDLRGVDLDEAVDIGYARVSVYAGTKSAPEVGKGLNRRAYVSINNCTHDKQGRKRYVSELAHKYMLRKYSEMIGCSYLGVNFNAGTWIVETPFFVGVEDGVARRGTIEYPDLEKYEGTSN; encoded by the exons ATGTTTTTTGGTTCAAATACAAATCAATCGCAGTCAAATAGCAACaatcaaataaatcagAATATAGGATATAGTGGCCTTGGTAATGCGGGGTCAGTTGATCCTTTTGGTTCGAGCCAGCAAGTACCTTTTCAAGGATTCAACACACCGCTCGGCGGATTTGATTCAAATGAAGATTTTGGAAGCCAACTGATCAGTCAATATGGAGCATCTTACGTCAACACGAGTATGTTGTATAACGTACCTGACGGGGTCTCAGAAACGCCCTCAGACGGATCCGACATCCTGTATAAGTCAGGCCATAGGGATACCCCGGATGATCACGTGCAGACGAACACATTTGAAGACACCACCATCGTAAATATATCGTATAAATATGACCTCAACACAGACGGATACCGCTGGGATTTTTACAAAAGCCATAAGAAGGAGATTAGTGAAATTCAGAGGGAAATCAGCCAAATGTCAGCCTCAAATGATCCATCGTCTAACAGAAGCAGCACTATCACCGGAGCTTCAAGCAGACAAGGAGAAACTGCACTGCATAACTCAGTCTTTAACACTACAGGATTAGGCCAATCAAGCAGTCTTTTCGGCCAGACCAGTACTAGCACTGGTTTTGGACAGACTAGCGGCAGCCTCTTCGGCCAACAAACAACAAGCACAGGATTTGGCCAAACAAGCACAAATCTATTCGGTCAGCCCAGTTCTACAGCCGGATTTGGTCAGTCAACCGCTAACACGGGATTTGGGCAGAGCAGTACTAATCTCTTCGGACAGTCAACTGCCAATACAGCATTTGGACAGCCTACTGCTACCACAGGATTCGGTCAGACTAGCACGTCTCTAGGACAACCTAGTAGCACCGGGTTTGGGCAACCTAGCACGACCACAGGATTTGGCCAAACAAGCACAAATCTATTCGGTCAACCAAGCACCACTACAGCATTCGGGCAGACTGGAATCAACACGGGATTTGGACAATCTAACGTTAGCAGCACAACCTTTGGCCAACCCACAGCTACCACGGGATTTGGGCAGACTACCAGTAGTCTTTTTGGGCAACCAAGTACTAACACAGCATTAGGTCAAACGAATATAACCACCCCGGGATTGGGCCAGACGAGTACTACCACCGGATTTGGACAGACTACCAGTAATCTTTTTGGGCAACCAAGTGCTAATACCGCATTCGGTCAGACTAGCACGTCTCTCGGACAACCTAGTAGCACCGGGTTTGGGCAACCTAGCACGACCACAGGATTTGGCCAAACAAGCACAAATCTATTCGGTCAGCCCAGTTCTACAGCCGGATTTGGTCAGTCAACCGCTAACACGGGATTTGGTCAGACGACTGCTACCTCAGCATTTGGGCAGACCACGAGTAATCTGTTCGGTCAGCCGACCGCTAACACTGGTTTGGGGCAGGCCAGCACCCTGGGTTTAAGCCAGCCAAGTCTTAGCACAGGATTCGGACAGACCAACTTAAATACGGCATTTGGAGCACCAACGGCTACAAACACGACTTTTGGACAGACCAGCTTTACAAATACAGCATTCGGACAGTCAGGCATTAACACGGGGTTTGGACAGCCTGGTATTAATACTGCCTTCGGCCAGCCAGGGTTTAGTAATACTCTTGCTCAGCCTAGCAACGCAGTGTTAGGGCAGCAGAACTTTAGTACGGCCTTTGGGCAACCCAGCGTTTTAAACACGGCCCTCGGGCAGCAGAACGTCAACAACGCTTCGGCACAGCAGTCCTCTTCAAATAACATGAACCTCCACAGAGCGTACCCAGCCAACATTCCGTTCTTCATGCAAGCGAACGCAGGGTGTGATGATGAATTCGTAATACCGGAAATTAAAAGGTACACTTCAGGCCGTGTTTCATTCTTGGGATCAGTATCGGAAATAGAGTCAATGCAGAAGCCTAACATGCAAGTCTTAGCGAACTGGACTTCAAACCAGGCGGGAACGTCAGCGACAGGTTACAACAATGTCGGCTCCCAGAATGGTTCAGGCACACATGCGAATTCGGTAAATCAACAAGGGAGTTTGAACGTACAGGCAGGATTACAAAATTCGC AAATCttagaagaggaaggagaagaaggaaattCGAGAAGGGATAATAACCCAGCTCCAGAAAAAAAACAG TCGTACTCGAAAACGTACGAAGAGACCCTTAAAAAGGCAAACGCGAAGATTAAGGCAGATAAAAACTACCTCGAGCCGGACTCAACATGGAACTGGAACGACCCGCTGGCAAACCTGAACAAAAAGCCGAAGGACGACCTGTATGACTCAGAAACGGAGGAAGAAAAGGCGGTGGAAAAACGGGGAGTATACGTAAACGAAAACGCACCGAAGCTGACGAAAGAAGGATACACAACCAGGCCATCGATCGCAGCACTCAAGGCAATGAcggacgaggagctgaaggaagtgAAGGACTTCCAGATATCGAGAGAAGGATACGGCGACATAGTCTTCCCGGGAACCACAGACCTGAGAGGagtggacctggacgaggCGGTGGACATAGGGTACGCAAGAGTCTCAGTGTACGCAGGGACGAAGAGTGCGCCGGAAGTGGGAAAGGGACTTAACAGGAGAGCGTACGTGTCAATCAACAACTGCACACACGACAAGCAGGGAAGGAAAAGGTACGTGAGCGAGCTGGCGCACAAGTACATGTTGAGGAAGTACAGCGAAATGATAGGGTGCAGCTACCTGGGCGTAAACTTCAACGCAGGAACGTGGATAGTCGAAACGCCCTTTTTCGTGGGCGTCGAGGACGGAGTCGCGAGAAGGGGAACGATCGAGTACCCCGATTTGGAGAAATACGAGGGCACGTCTAATTAA
- a CDS encoding 50S ribosomal protein L3 yields the protein MLRNILNKEIQLSNEYIHKRYFSALNTSNITSPYCSRWIKRVERLNRFKKPYKSYSYLDSIPETQFYTEDDFNSLSISPIKPIWNTRRCGVLAYKVGCMSLWDDWGVRHAVTVCHVDRCVVLERRTIEKHGYEALQLGLGYRNINRQTKPNIGRFIKLGTGSKNHIAEFKCSSDCLLPEGHYFSVRHFTPGQWVFVSGWSKAKGFKGAMRRWHFGGQTQSHGTECKAHSAPGSISQGKSVHIVWRNTKMGGHVGPDPRVTNCRVFRIEAHRNLIFLKGAVPGEIGSVVKIRDALGITARKNRGLHIHYPTFLPIPNHPYPVTLQEPIKERDPFLFTEEPMQDYKSKK from the exons ATGTTAAGAAACATACTGAATAAAGAAATACAATTATCAAACGAATATATTCACAAAAGATACTTTTCAGCCCTCAATACAAGTAATATTACTAGTCCCTACTGTAGTAGGTGGATCAAGAGGGTTGAAAGGCTGAATAGGTTCAAGAAGCCTTATAAGTCCTACAGCTACCTGGATTCCATACCGGAAACACAATTTTATACAGAGGATGACTTTAATAGCTTGTCAATATCTCCAATAAAACCGATTTGGAACACTAGAAG GTGTGGAGTTCTTGCATATAAAGTTGGATGTATGTCACTTTGGGATGATTGGGGAGTTCGACACGCAGTAACAGTGTGTCACGTGGATAGGTGTGTGGTACTGGAGAGAAGGACCATAGAGAAGCACGGGTACGAGGCGCTGCAACTCGGCCTGGGATACAGAAACATAAACCGGCAGACAAAGCCAAACATAGGAAGATTTATTAAGCTCGGAACGGGCTCTAAGAACCACATTGCTGAGTTCAAGTGCTCCAGCGACTGCCTTCTGCCAGAAGGACACTATTTCAGCGTTAGGCACTTTACGCCCGGACAGTGGGTCTTTGTTTCGGGCTGGTCCAAAGCGAAGGGCTTCAAGGGAGCGATGCGAAGGTGGCACTTCGGAGGACAAACGCAGAGCCACGGCACGGAGTGCAAGGCGCACAGCGCTCCAGGGTCAATATCGCAAGGCAAGTCGGTACACATCGTGTGGAGAAACACGAAGATGGGCGGACACGTAGGGCCGGACCCGCGAGTAACCAACTGCAGAGTGTTTAGAATAGAGGCGCACCGCAACTTAATATTCCTAAAGGGAGCAGTGCCGGGGGAAATAGGCAGCGTGGTAAAGATTCGTGACGCACTGGGCATAACTGCAAGGAAAAACAGGGGGTTGCACATCCACTATCCGACCTTCTTGCCAATTCCGAACCATCCGTACCCAGTCACATTACAGGAGCCGATAAAAGAAAGGGACCCGTTCTTGTTTACTGAGGAGCCAATGCAGGACTataaatctaaaaaatGA
- a CDS encoding GTP-binding protein/GTPase yields the protein MDMCLRAKTLYSGVGAKVASKVKRQFRLENDSQVKSLRKALKKFKRSEERRIIRAKMNALKSQHRANREPMEDNRNSKTKALNPFSKMALPKGSGSKSGTVNKNGTKPVRLGLSFDLASDVYGGAALMKDFDPHRRKIATLNFVGSYLHTTMLPSLGLPEICLVGRSNVGKSSFINSLMSYVKTKSRKCDMAFVSKTPGYTKSINVFEAVDNRGRGVLALVDLPGYGYTKVKNKETRKTMQSILKAYLKRRLELKLVLFLVDGSSEPQPEDYEVLQYFRENAFPHLFILTKMDKVTVSQTPGQMMTFRQYFDLKSPLPLPFSKFGGGDLGCVWKAIFDACTDSFDVSKLNLTDKFEAVKPDFSTFVGAQANVSLKDLKKMIFRNYDILPESVKSLDMDSMSRDQLLDVLKIAADRAFELQNRPLDLVQLKHKLTKR from the exons ATGGACATGTGTTTGCGTGCTAAGACATTATACTCTGGAGTCGGAGCAAAAGTCGCCAGTAAAGTTAAGCGACAGTTCAGATTGGAGAATGACAGCCAGGTCAAATCGCTCAGAAAGGCGCTGAAGAAGTTTAAGAGGTCTGAGGAGAGGCGCATCATCAGAGCAAAAATGAACGCACTGAAGTCCCAGCACAGAGCCAATAGGGAACCGATGGAGGACAACAG GAACTCTAAAACAAAGGCGCTGAATCCATTTTCTAAAATGGCTCTACCAAAGGGAAGTGGCAGTAAGAGTGGGACcgtgaataaaaatgggaCAAAACCAGTTAGGCTCGGACTGAGTTTTGACCTTGCCTCCGATGTGTACGGAGGCGCAGCCCTCATGAAGGACTTTGACCCGCACCGCAGGAAAATAGCGACTTTGAACTTTGTTGGAAGTTACCTGCACACTACAATGCTCCCGTCGCTTGGGCTCCCCGAGATCTGCCTAGTCGGCAGGAGTAACGTGGGCAAGTCCTCGTTCATCAACTCGCTCATGAGTTACGTCAAGACAAAGTCGAGGAAGTGCGACATGGCGTTCGTTTCTAAGACTCCTGGGTACACAAAGTCCATAAACGTGTTCGAGGCTGTGGACAACAGGGGCAGGGGCGTCCTTGCCCTGGTTGACCTGCCCGGATACGGCTACACAAAGGTGAAGAACAAGGAGACCCGAAAAACCATGCAAAGCATCCTCAAGGCATACTTGAAGCGCAGACTTGAGTTGAAACTCGTGCTCTTTCTGGTTGATGGGAGCTCTGAGCCTCAGCCCGAGGACTACGAGGTGCTCCAGTACTTCAGGGAGAACGCCTTCCCGCACCTCTTCATTCTCACGAAGATGGACAAAGTCACCGTGTCCCAGACTCCCGGCCAAATGATGACATTTCGGCAGTACTTTGACCTCAAGAGCCCGCTCCCGCTGCCCTTTTCCAAATTCGGTGGAGGCGACCTCGGCTGCGTTTGGAAGGCCATCTTTGACGCCTGCACCGATTCCTTCGACGTCTCAAAACTGAACTTGACTG ACAAATTCGAGGCTGTCAAACCTGATTTCTCCACCTTCGTTGGCGCCCAGGCCAACGTCTCCCTGAAGGACCTAAAGAAGATGATTTTCAGGAACTACGACATTTTACCCGAGAGTGTCAAGAGCCTGGATATGGACTCCATGAGTCGCGATCAGCTGCTTGACGTGCTTAAAATTGCGGCAGACAGGGCCTTTGAGCTCCAGAATAGGCCTCTGGACCTTGTTCAGCTTAAACACAAACTTACAAAGCGCTAG
- a CDS encoding vacuolar H+-ATPase subunit, which translates to MGIFRSETMVHGTLVIPHERARSCIDLLSRHANIQYIDMNEKRMERPYKNYVQRIDHMERMIRVLYEEIGKLPNSKIVRHNIDNFLEHDNMYRLDQVEESLVKLYDQFQMFKENDLLLRSERDEALSEYYVLLVALKQLNPQTERSLSDVHAHFSPYSSNVDVSEANEHLLNEVTQSDTEMINLSPAEGTSNSSISISFTNIAGLISSQEKEAFSRAIFRAMRGNVFTLLHDTTELKEVVLSAGLVDEEDFDAEDKTVFVIYCQSSSNSATYNKIKKLCTGFQAKLFNWAKTQDDARSRLLLLQERIMDKQRALEAYKKYFRDEIACMLEVIRPGGNSIIEEWFLFCKKEKYLYYILNHFEGSDITLRADCWFPAEEEENIREHLLAERAQGSVSALLLVDNQPHTTGHGADTHVPPTYNKTNMISKSFQNVVDTYGIPRYKEVNPAPFTIVTFPFLFGLMFGDIAHGTCVILFALFLIFSYRKLKRKFTGDISNMIIEARYMILLMGIMATYTGFIYNDFLSIPNNFFGTKWVPSGTVDKLNSDGTYTDTFVRAAGSFPVVFGLDSAWIGALNEQSVLHSFKMKFSVIIGFVQMTLGIVLKGFNAVYFASFLDFFFEFLPQLAMMCSFVGYMNFLIFYKWLTPVDNGFAKPSIITTLIDMCLMKKLEKNEIMYASQQSVQKFLVIVLLTSVPMMLIPKPLILYFTLKKNRRSHGSTSTSGRDYEMVYCGPEDLDAIASESIPNYPHRRTSMDLGTARFKRVEGSGKEFSVTINREEEDPEGGHGHMKLSDIVIHQFIETIEFSLGTISNTASYLRLWALSLSHQQLSLVLFKQLVFSALDSQSNVVVKVIDLFIRTNFFSVVTFFIMLCMDSLECYLHALRLQWVEFQNKFYKADGSLFKPFNIKLLLNDPSLMEVK; encoded by the exons ATGGGTATTTTCAGATCTGAGACTATGGTACACGGTACCCTAGTAATTCCTCACGAGAGAGCGAGAAGCTGTATAGACCTGCTGAGCAGACACGCGAACATCCAGTACATAGATATGAACGAGAAGAGAATGGAGAGGCCGTACAAAAACTATGTGCAGAGAATAGACCACATGGAGAGAATGATAAGAGTGCTGTACGAGGAAATAGGAAAGCTCCCAAACTCGAAGATAGTTAGACACAACATCGACAACTTCCTGGAACACGATAACATGTATAGACTGGACCAGGTGGAGGAGTCGCTGGTGAAGCTGTACGACCAGTTCCAGATGTTCAAAGAAAACGATCTGCTGCTGAGGTCGGAGCGAGACGAGGCGCTGAGCGAGTACTacgtgctgctggtggCGCTGAAGCAGCTGAACCCGCAGACGGAAAGGTCGCTGTCGGACGTGCACGCGCACTTCTCGCCATACTCGTCGAACGTGGACGTGTCGGAGGCAAACGAGCACCTGCTGAACGAAGTGACGCAGTCGGACACGGAAATGATTAACCTGTCGCCAGCGGAAGGAACGTCGAACTCGTCGATATCGATATCGTTCACGAACATAGCAGGGCTGATCAGCTCgcaggagaaggaggcGTTCTCGAGAGCAATCTTCAGAGCAATGCGCGGAAACGTGTTCACGCTCCTCCACGACACGACtgagctgaaggaggtggTGCTCTCGGCAGGGCTggtggacgaggaggatTTCGACGCGGAGGACAAGACCGTGTTCGTAATATACTGCCAGTCCTCGAGCAACAGCGCAACGTACAATAAAATCAAGAAGCTGTGCACAGGTTTCCAGGCGAAGCTGTTCAACTGGGCAAAAACGCAGGACGACGCAAGGTCGCgcctgctgctgctccaGGAAAGAATCATGGATAAGCAGAGAGCACTGGAGGCGTACAAGAAGTACTTCAGAGATGAAATCGCGTGCATGCTGGAGGTGATCAGGCCGGGAGGAAACAGCATCATCGAGGAGTGGTTCCTGTTCTGCAAGAAGGAAAAGTACCTCTACTACATCCTGAACCACTTCGAAGGAAGCGATATCACGCTGAGGGCGGACTGCTGGTTCCCagcggaggaggaggaaaacaTAAGGGAGCACCTGCTGGCGGAGAGAGCGCAGGGCAGCGTGAGcgcgctgctgctggtggacaACCAGCCGCACACGACTGGCCACGGAGCGGATACGCACGTGCCGCCGACCTACAACAAGACGAACATGATCTCGAAGTCGTTTCAGAACGTAGTGGACACGTACGGGATCCCGAGGTACAAGGAGGTTAACCCGGCGCCCTTCACAATCGTGACATTCCCCTTCCTCTTCGGACTCATGTTCGGAGACATCGCGCACGGGACCTGCGTGATACTCTTCGCGctcttcctcatcttctCATATCGCAAGCTGAAGCGCAAGTTCACGGGAGACATCTCGAACATGATCATCGAGGCGCGCTACATGATCCTGCTCATGGGGATCATGGCGACGTACACAGGCTTCATCTACAACGACTTCCTCTCAATCCCGAACAATTTCTTCGGCACTAAGTGGGTGCCGAGCGGGACTGTGGACAAGCTGAACAGCGACGGCACGTACACGGACACGTTCGTGAGGGCGGCGGGCTCGTTCCCGGTGGTCTTCGGACTCGACTCGGCGTGGATAGGAGCGCTGAACGAGCAGTCGGTGCTGCACTCGTTCAAGATGAAGTTCTCGGTGATCATCGGATTCGTGCAGATGACGCTGGGAATCGTGCTCAAGGGCTTCAACGCAGTCTACTTCGCGAGCTTCCTGgacttcttcttcgagtTCCTCCCGCAGCTGGCAATGATGTGCTCATTCGTGGGATACATGAACTTCCTGATCTTCTACAAGTGGCTGACGCCGGTCGACAACGGGTTCGCGAAGCCGAGCATCATCACGACGCTGATCGACATGTGCCtgatgaagaagctggagaagaaCGAGATCATGTACGCGAGTCAGCAGTCGGTGCAGAAGTTCCTGGTGATCGTGCTGCTGACCTCAGTGCCGATGATGCTGATTCCGAAGCCGCTGATCCTGTACTTCACGCTGAAGAAAAACAGGAGGTCGCACGGCTCGACCTCGACCTCGGGACGCGACTACGAGATGGTCTACTGCGGTCCCGAGGACCTCGACGCAATAGCGAGCGAGAGCATACCGAACTACCCGCACCGGAGAACGAGCATGGACCTGGGGACCGCTCGCTTCAAGCGAGT CGAGGGCTCGGGCAAGGAGTTCTCGGTGACGATCAACcgagaggaggaggacccGGAGGGAGGCCACGGGCACATGAAGCTGTCGGACATAGTGATTCACCAGTTCATAGAAACCATCGAGTTCAGCCTCGGCACCATCAGCAACACGGCCTCGTACCTGAGGCTGTGGGCGCTCTCACTCTCGCACCAGCAACTCTCGCTGGTGCTCTTCAAGCAGCTCGTTTTCAGCGCCCTCGACAGCCAGTCGAACGTGGTCGTGAAGGTGATCGACCTCTTCATAAGGACGAACTTCTTCTCAGTGGTGACATTCTTCATCATGCTCTGCATGGACTCGCTCGAGTGCTACCTGCACGCGCTGCGTCTGCAGTGGGTCGAGTTCCAGAACAAGTTCTACAAGGCCGACGGGTCCCTGTTCAAGCCGTTCAACATAAAGCTCCTGCTCAACGACCCGAGCCTGATGGAGGTCAAGTAG